One part of the bacterium genome encodes these proteins:
- the gap gene encoding type I glyceraldehyde-3-phosphate dehydrogenase: MAIKLGINGFGRIGRLVFRAAVQRKDIEIVHINDITDAPTLAHLLKYDSTHGLFKGEVSCEGNAVIVNGKKVQISAEKDPANIPWSKAGADYVVESTGVFRKKEQIAKHLDGGAKKVVLTVPSKDEIDATIVIGVNDSDLKPEHKLVSNASCTTNCLAPVAKVLHDAFGIKRGYMTTVHAYTNDQRILDLPHSDLRRARSAAMAIIPTTTGAAKAVGKVIPELKGKLDGFSLRVPVWDGSVVDLVAELKQDVSIEQVNRAIKAAADGKLKGILQYTEDPIVSVDVIGNDHSSIFDAKSTMVLEGTSNFIKVVAWYDNEWGYSCRVVDLVVKMASL; this comes from the coding sequence ATGGCTATCAAATTAGGCATTAACGGTTTCGGCCGTATCGGCCGTCTGGTTTTTCGCGCCGCGGTGCAGCGCAAGGATATCGAAATTGTCCACATCAACGACATCACCGATGCCCCGACGCTGGCGCATCTGCTGAAATATGATTCCACCCATGGTCTTTTCAAAGGCGAGGTCTCCTGCGAAGGCAATGCCGTGATCGTCAACGGCAAAAAGGTTCAGATCAGTGCAGAAAAAGATCCGGCCAATATTCCCTGGAGCAAAGCCGGCGCAGACTATGTCGTCGAGTCCACCGGTGTGTTCCGTAAAAAAGAGCAGATCGCCAAACATCTGGATGGCGGCGCCAAAAAGGTCGTGCTGACGGTGCCGTCCAAAGATGAGATCGACGCCACCATCGTTATCGGCGTCAATGACAGCGACCTCAAACCCGAACATAAACTGGTCTCCAATGCGTCGTGCACGACCAACTGTCTGGCCCCGGTGGCCAAAGTGTTGCACGACGCTTTCGGCATCAAACGCGGTTATATGACCACCGTGCACGCTTACACCAACGATCAGCGCATTCTGGATCTGCCGCACAGCGATCTGCGTCGCGCCCGCTCGGCGGCCATGGCCATCATTCCCACCACCACAGGCGCTGCCAAAGCGGTGGGCAAGGTGATCCCAGAGCTGAAAGGCAAGCTGGACGGCTTTTCCCTGCGCGTTCCGGTGTGGGACGGTTCGGTGGTCGATCTGGTCGCTGAATTGAAACAGGACGTCAGCATCGAGCAGGTCAACCGCGCCATCAAAGCCGCGGCCGACGGCAAGCTCAAGGGCATTCTCCAGTATACCGAAGATCCGATCGTGTCTGTGGATGTGATCGGCAACGATCACTCTTCGATTTTTGACGCCAAATCCACCATGGTGCTGGAAGGCACCAGCAACTTCATCAAGGTGGTGGCTTGGTACGACAATGAATGGGGCTACAGCTGCCGCGTGGTGGATCTGGTAGTCAAGATGGCTTCTT
- a CDS encoding ComF family protein, producing MRSTAEKRTWVSALSSLTEPLLDFIYPPWCVLCNNDLDAEVLVCRTCLETLPRLEEPVLAAEKLTHQLSWPAWFEASIAVFPFHESIQKLIHLMKYKGYASLAQPLGRELGLALRDAALPEAVMLAPVPLHRRRLRERGYNQSERLAQHAATAAGLPMDSALLQRIRYTRPQAKLAKSERSRNLAGAFVVPRPEAAAGGVVVLVDDLFTTGHTLNECAKTLKAQGCRQVYCLTLVRV from the coding sequence ATGCGTTCAACGGCTGAAAAACGAACATGGGTCTCCGCTCTGTCGTCTTTGACAGAGCCATTGCTGGATTTCATCTATCCGCCCTGGTGTGTGCTCTGCAACAATGATTTGGACGCAGAGGTTCTGGTTTGTCGCACCTGCCTGGAGACCCTGCCCCGTTTGGAAGAACCGGTGCTGGCGGCTGAAAAGCTGACGCATCAACTCAGCTGGCCGGCCTGGTTCGAGGCCTCCATCGCAGTGTTTCCCTTCCATGAGTCGATTCAAAAGCTGATTCATCTGATGAAGTACAAGGGCTATGCCAGCCTGGCCCAGCCGCTGGGCCGCGAGCTCGGTCTGGCCCTGCGCGACGCGGCGCTGCCGGAGGCCGTGATGCTGGCGCCTGTGCCGTTGCACCGGCGGCGCCTGCGCGAGCGCGGCTATAACCAATCAGAGCGGCTGGCACAACATGCCGCAACGGCCGCCGGGCTGCCCATGGATTCAGCCCTGCTGCAGCGCATCCGCTACACGCGGCCGCAGGCCAAACTCGCCAAGTCGGAGCGTTCGCGCAATCTCGCCGGCGCCTTTGTCGTCCCCAGGCCGGAGGCAGCGGCCGGCGGCGTGGTGGTGCTGGTGGATGATCTGTTCACCACCGGCCATACTCTGAACGAATGCGCCAAAACGCTGAAGGCCCAAGGGTGCCGCCAGGTCTACTGTCTGACCCTGGTTCGCGTGTAA
- a CDS encoding DJ-1/PfpI/YhbO family deglycase/protease, translated as MLKDKRIAILIGPQFHDEEATLPKEYLQKLGAQVDWVGLDRSTLTGKYNRVTLTPDKTIDQVRASDYDGLIIPGGGAPERIRVNETALALVIAFWQTGRPVGAICHGAQVLISAGLLEGVTTTCYVGIRDDVKLAGAHYVDQEVCVDGPYISSRKPEDLPAFNKAFSEAVAGLHLRTEVADLDPLASLQLAISREKGAMEFYRSAAAVMKQEKIRNKFSYFSAIEQGHFDQLFELYVKLSGGREPAVIVSAQEIGSHQVSPDLSSEEAIRLAMQAEEKAYQYYRQAALKARHPKAKEMFEYLAAEEIEHKRLLSVDRSTAAGGQGHFQWATHWDVPPGMEDLW; from the coding sequence ATGCTGAAAGATAAACGAATCGCCATTTTGATCGGTCCGCAATTTCACGACGAAGAGGCCACGCTGCCGAAAGAGTATCTGCAAAAGCTCGGCGCTCAGGTGGATTGGGTGGGATTGGACCGTTCGACGCTCACCGGCAAATACAACCGCGTCACCCTGACGCCGGACAAAACCATCGATCAAGTTCGCGCATCGGACTATGATGGTCTGATCATTCCCGGAGGTGGGGCGCCGGAGCGCATCCGCGTCAATGAAACGGCGCTGGCTTTGGTGATAGCCTTTTGGCAGACCGGCCGACCTGTCGGCGCGATATGCCACGGCGCTCAGGTATTGATCTCCGCCGGCCTGCTTGAGGGCGTGACCACCACCTGCTATGTCGGCATTCGCGACGACGTTAAATTGGCCGGGGCCCACTATGTGGATCAAGAGGTGTGCGTAGATGGGCCGTATATCTCTTCACGTAAACCAGAGGACCTGCCCGCTTTCAATAAAGCCTTCAGCGAAGCCGTGGCCGGCCTTCATCTGCGCACCGAGGTGGCCGACCTCGATCCTCTGGCCTCCCTACAGCTGGCGATCAGCCGGGAAAAAGGCGCCATGGAGTTTTATCGCAGCGCAGCGGCGGTGATGAAGCAGGAAAAAATCCGCAACAAGTTCAGCTACTTCAGCGCCATCGAACAGGGACATTTCGACCAGCTCTTCGAGCTGTACGTCAAACTCTCCGGCGGCCGGGAACCTGCAGTCATCGTTTCAGCCCAGGAGATCGGCAGCCATCAGGTCTCCCCCGATCTTTCGAGCGAGGAGGCGATCCGCTTGGCCATGCAGGCAGAGGAAAAGGCGTATCAGTATTACCGCCAGGCGGCGCTCAAAGCCCGCCATCCAAAGGCCAAAGAGATGTTCGAGTATCTGGCGGCTGAGGAGATCGAACACAAGCGGCTTTTATCCGTGGACCGCAGCACTGCGGCAGGAGGACAGGGCCATTTTCAGTGGGCGACTCATTGGGATGTTCCTCCCGGCATGGAAGATCTGTGGTGA
- the purQ gene encoding phosphoribosylformylglycinamidine synthase I, translated as MMKPRVLVMRAAGSNCDSETAFDFNQAGGAAVLLHINRVLENPALLADYQILAIPGGFTYGDDISAGKVMANQLRFHLADHLHAFHQQGKLIIGICNGFQVLVKAGLLPVVDFSREQSVTLTNNDSGKYDDRWVYLRINESPCVFTRTMKESVYFPVAHAEGKFVVRDESVLQELWRNRQVVFQYINPEGGAAAYPWNPNGSMADIAGICDPTGRVLGLMPHPERNIDPTHHPAWTRIGLNREADGAALFSNAIAYFS; from the coding sequence TTGATGAAGCCCAGAGTACTTGTGATGCGCGCTGCCGGATCCAATTGCGATTCGGAAACCGCATTTGACTTTAACCAGGCCGGCGGCGCCGCCGTCCTGTTGCACATCAACCGGGTGCTGGAAAATCCGGCGCTGCTGGCGGACTACCAGATTCTGGCCATTCCCGGCGGTTTCACCTACGGCGACGACATCTCCGCCGGCAAGGTGATGGCCAATCAATTGCGTTTCCACCTGGCGGATCATCTGCACGCTTTTCATCAGCAGGGTAAACTGATTATTGGAATTTGTAACGGTTTTCAAGTGTTGGTAAAAGCGGGGTTGTTGCCGGTGGTGGATTTTAGCAGGGAGCAATCCGTCACCCTGACCAACAACGATTCCGGCAAATACGACGACCGCTGGGTTTATCTGCGGATCAATGAGAGCCCCTGCGTGTTCACCCGCACCATGAAGGAAAGCGTCTATTTTCCGGTGGCCCACGCCGAAGGCAAATTTGTGGTGCGCGATGAGTCGGTGCTGCAGGAGCTCTGGCGCAACCGGCAAGTGGTCTTTCAATATATCAATCCGGAAGGCGGTGCTGCCGCCTATCCGTGGAATCCCAACGGCTCCATGGCGGATATCGCCGGCATCTGCGATCCCACCGGCCGCGTGCTGGGGCTGATGCCGCATCCGGAACGGAACATCGATCCGACGCATCATCCGGCCTGGACCCGCATCGGCCTGAATCGGGAGGCCGACGGAGCCGCGTTGTTCAGCAACGCGATCGCCTATTTTTCTTGA
- the purL gene encoding phosphoribosylformylglycinamidine synthase subunit PurL → MTRIELGLSADFQDSEAKGILSGARDLGVAGVDRVKVYQVYYFFGDLQEEEKTRIAESLLTDLVTQQYRIDQPFQPQKDHPCWSVEVTFNRGVTDLVAETALKGIRDLGILSVQEAKTAKRFEFFGALSAGDRELIGQKLLINKVVQHIMQPGERLFFTMQDPVFQLIVIPLRDADEEKLMRLSRERDLFLNAAEMRAIQEHFRSLQRDPTDIELEMIAQTWSEHCSHKTLTGLVEFEGQVIRNPLKQTIFRVTRELDLPWCVSVFKDNAGVIHFDDDYNICFKVETHNHPSAMEPYGGANTGIGGVIRDPLGTGLGAKPIINTDVFCFGPVDLAMKDLPKGVLHPKRVMQGVVAGVRDYGNRMGIPTSNGAIFFDDRYLGNPLVYCGNVGLLPRNLCEKTVAPGDAIIVVGGRTGRDGIHGATASSGELHTESEGTWSGAVQIGNPIVEKKLVDTLMQARDRGYYRAITDCGAGGLSSAIGELAKTTGAEVYLEKVPLKYHGLSYMEIWISEAQERMVIFVPPEHVADTLALFASEDVEATVIGRTTDDRKIRLTYSSTVVGELDMAFLHDGMPEVVRHAVYEQPVMVEIEPERPSDLTSVLHKILAAPNVCSKEWVIRQYDHEVQGGSVVKPLVGVDQQGPSDASVTRPRMDSYKAVILANGLNPKYGLIDPYWMAASAIDEAVRNVIAVGGSLERTALLDNFCWGSTDKPDRLGGLMRAMQACYDVAAVFRTPFISGKDSLNNEYKTESGDSIAIPPTLLISAISIMEDCRQAVTMDLKKAGNLLYVVGLTKAECGGSHYYEVMNASSSRVPQVDAESARRLYLALHAAMAAGLVASCHDCSEGGLAVALAEMAFSGGLGLSVSLAAVPASADVVRDDVLLFSESNSRLVVEVQPDKEAAFCAALQAIPFGLLGQVTASPQVLINGVQGERLIEENLSNLKSSWQNTLRW, encoded by the coding sequence ATCACGCGAATCGAATTGGGCCTGTCGGCCGACTTTCAGGATTCTGAGGCGAAAGGCATTCTCTCCGGCGCCAGGGATTTGGGTGTTGCCGGAGTGGATCGGGTCAAGGTCTATCAGGTGTACTATTTTTTCGGCGACCTGCAGGAGGAGGAAAAAACCAGGATCGCCGAATCGCTGCTGACAGATCTGGTGACGCAGCAGTATCGCATCGATCAGCCGTTTCAGCCTCAGAAGGACCATCCATGCTGGTCCGTTGAGGTGACTTTTAACCGCGGTGTGACCGATCTGGTTGCTGAGACCGCTCTGAAAGGCATTCGCGATTTGGGCATCCTCTCTGTGCAAGAGGCTAAAACCGCCAAACGGTTTGAGTTTTTCGGCGCCCTTTCCGCCGGCGACAGGGAGTTGATCGGGCAAAAGCTGTTGATCAACAAAGTGGTGCAGCACATCATGCAGCCGGGTGAAAGGCTCTTCTTTACTATGCAGGACCCGGTTTTCCAATTGATCGTCATTCCCCTGCGCGACGCGGATGAAGAGAAGTTGATGAGGCTCAGCCGTGAGCGAGATCTGTTTCTCAATGCAGCGGAGATGCGCGCCATCCAGGAGCATTTTCGTTCCCTGCAGCGGGATCCCACGGACATTGAACTGGAGATGATCGCCCAAACCTGGTCTGAGCACTGCAGCCACAAGACCCTCACCGGCCTGGTCGAATTCGAGGGCCAGGTGATCCGCAATCCGCTTAAACAAACCATTTTCCGAGTCACCCGTGAGCTGGATTTGCCCTGGTGCGTGTCGGTTTTCAAAGACAACGCCGGTGTGATCCACTTTGACGATGATTATAATATCTGTTTTAAAGTAGAGACCCATAATCATCCCTCTGCCATGGAGCCGTATGGCGGCGCCAATACCGGCATCGGCGGCGTGATCCGCGATCCGTTGGGTACCGGCTTGGGCGCCAAGCCGATCATCAACACCGATGTTTTTTGCTTCGGCCCGGTGGATTTGGCCATGAAAGATCTGCCCAAGGGCGTGCTGCATCCCAAACGAGTGATGCAGGGCGTGGTCGCCGGTGTACGCGATTACGGCAACCGCATGGGCATTCCCACCTCCAACGGCGCCATCTTTTTTGACGATCGCTATCTTGGCAACCCGCTGGTCTATTGCGGCAATGTGGGTTTGCTGCCCAGGAACTTGTGTGAGAAGACCGTGGCGCCGGGCGACGCCATCATCGTCGTCGGCGGCCGCACCGGACGCGACGGCATTCACGGCGCCACCGCTTCCTCGGGCGAATTGCACACTGAGAGCGAAGGCACCTGGAGCGGTGCAGTGCAGATCGGCAATCCGATTGTCGAGAAGAAATTGGTGGACACGTTGATGCAGGCGCGCGACAGGGGCTATTATCGCGCTATCACAGATTGCGGCGCCGGCGGTCTCTCCTCCGCCATCGGCGAACTGGCCAAGACCACAGGCGCAGAGGTGTACCTGGAAAAAGTGCCGCTCAAGTATCACGGCCTCTCTTACATGGAGATCTGGATCTCTGAAGCCCAGGAACGGATGGTGATCTTTGTGCCGCCCGAGCATGTGGCGGATACACTCGCCCTGTTCGCCAGCGAGGATGTGGAGGCCACGGTCATCGGCCGCACGACGGACGATCGCAAAATCCGATTAACCTATAGCTCGACCGTGGTGGGAGAGCTGGACATGGCGTTTCTTCACGACGGCATGCCTGAGGTGGTGCGCCACGCGGTTTATGAACAGCCGGTGATGGTGGAAATAGAGCCTGAGCGTCCGAGCGACTTGACGTCTGTCTTGCATAAAATATTGGCTGCGCCCAATGTCTGCAGTAAGGAATGGGTGATCCGTCAATACGATCATGAGGTGCAGGGAGGCAGCGTCGTTAAACCGCTGGTGGGCGTGGATCAGCAGGGGCCGTCCGACGCCTCGGTGACGCGGCCTAGAATGGACTCTTACAAGGCGGTGATCCTGGCCAACGGACTGAATCCCAAGTACGGTCTGATCGATCCCTATTGGATGGCCGCTTCCGCCATCGACGAAGCGGTCCGCAACGTCATCGCGGTGGGCGGCTCTCTGGAGCGCACAGCCCTGCTGGACAATTTCTGCTGGGGCAGCACAGACAAGCCCGACCGTCTGGGCGGTCTGATGCGCGCCATGCAGGCCTGCTACGATGTGGCGGCTGTTTTCCGTACGCCGTTCATCTCGGGCAAGGACAGCCTTAACAATGAATATAAAACCGAATCCGGCGACAGTATCGCCATTCCGCCCACTCTGTTGATCTCTGCGATCTCGATCATGGAAGACTGCCGTCAGGCGGTGACCATGGATTTAAAGAAAGCGGGCAACTTGCTCTATGTGGTGGGCCTGACCAAAGCTGAATGCGGGGGATCGCATTATTATGAAGTGATGAACGCGAGCAGCAGCCGGGTGCCGCAGGTCGACGCGGAATCGGCGCGCCGCCTCTACTTGGCGCTGCATGCCGCCATGGCCGCCGGGCTGGTGGCCTCCTGCCACGACTGCTCGGAAGGCGGGTTGGCGGTGGCGCTGGCGGAGATGGCGTTCAGCGGCGGACTGGGCCTGTCCGTCTCTTTGGCCGCAGTGCCGGCTTCGGCGGATGTGGTTCGCGACGACGTGCTCTTGTTCTCCGAATCCAACAGTCGGCTGGTGGTCGAGGTGCAGCCGGATAAAGAGGCGGCGTTTTGCGCCGCGCTGCAGGCGATACCCTTTGGCCTGCTGGGGCAGGTCACCGCCTCTCCCCAAGTGCTCATCAACGGCGTGCAGGGAGAACGGTTGATCGAGGAAAATCTGTCGAATTTGAAAAGCTCCTGGCAAAACACTTTGCGCTGGTAG
- a CDS encoding C40 family peptidase, whose product MQTEDNITPTACKLARKFIYFMSVILFFSIFFFPVLPLSAATPFDPLSISTHLLDDYIHMVKFNRLLKVDTPMITGPDSSGLEPYLGLAEDQSDSEKDGPISRMQKLLLSWNKNLPLKVSGHYDKATAMSVTLYKLVHDCGFDGSFIDRETAHHLLAMEYNWPLSKKETSLVAQVLNEAVKFLGLRYRLGGSGVKYIDCGMFTRMAMISAGIAEKVFNRTAAMQYRYAEQGDMGLFLRPAGEPPQPGDLVFFNWRTRFQNRRYKGITHVGFFLGQVGDRLLVLEAASRGERRVTIKDRSDSISRIAGYAQIVGPPPGTDIFDYINMAAEDLENLMVPKLGDD is encoded by the coding sequence TTGCAGACCGAAGATAACATAACGCCGACCGCCTGCAAATTGGCTCGAAAATTTATTTATTTTATGAGTGTCATCCTTTTCTTTTCTATTTTCTTTTTCCCCGTTCTACCGCTTTCCGCCGCCACGCCCTTTGATCCACTCTCAATCAGCACCCATCTGCTGGATGACTATATTCACATGGTCAAATTCAACCGCCTGCTCAAGGTCGATACGCCCATGATCACCGGACCGGATTCCAGCGGGCTGGAACCCTACTTGGGCTTGGCTGAAGATCAAAGCGACAGCGAGAAGGACGGTCCGATCAGCCGCATGCAAAAGCTGTTGCTGAGCTGGAACAAAAATCTGCCGCTCAAGGTCTCTGGCCATTACGATAAAGCCACCGCCATGTCCGTCACCCTGTACAAACTGGTGCATGATTGCGGCTTTGACGGCAGTTTTATCGATCGCGAGACCGCGCATCATCTGCTGGCCATGGAGTATAACTGGCCGTTATCCAAAAAGGAAACCAGCCTGGTGGCCCAAGTGTTGAATGAGGCGGTCAAGTTTCTCGGCCTGCGTTATCGGCTCGGCGGAAGCGGCGTCAAGTACATCGATTGCGGCATGTTCACCCGCATGGCTATGATCAGCGCCGGCATTGCCGAAAAAGTGTTTAATCGGACTGCGGCCATGCAATACCGCTATGCCGAACAGGGCGACATGGGCCTGTTCCTGCGGCCTGCAGGGGAACCGCCTCAACCAGGGGATCTGGTATTTTTTAATTGGCGCACTCGATTTCAAAACCGGCGCTACAAGGGGATCACCCATGTGGGCTTTTTCCTCGGCCAGGTGGGCGACCGTCTGCTGGTTCTGGAAGCCGCTTCACGCGGTGAACGCCGCGTGACCATCAAGGACCGCAGCGATTCCATCAGCCGCATCGCCGGTTATGCGCAGATCGTCGGCCCTCCGCCGGGCACAGATATTTTCGATTATATCAACATGGCGGCAGAGGACCTGGAAAACCTGATGGTGCCCAAGTTGGGAGACGATTAG
- a CDS encoding T9SS type A sorting domain-containing protein: MKTMWLFMCWGVARFALAGDLPRTLFIENSLARTLSTVNLETGAVLNDVATLGQIPNQILAYRDKVLVLNSVPPEIMVIDARSLQVERHIALPEGSNPYGMALVGANRVYVTLLLMDAVAVVEIKENRIAKFIPCGKAPQGIIVDGATALVANTGGYPDYQPSTVAFIDVARDSLLTSVAVPANPQVVRKGPDWNYYVLCSGVWGGNSGQLAVINPYAPPDYSSPAVVDTLVVGGYPGDLAVLPNGMAYVCDWGDRTGGFLYKVNIYSGEILHNAQNPLRVGRGAMHLLWDKKNAELYISAFDQDVVQKFDVQQDRVVITYPAGDGSQDMAIVERSESSDPWADEVVAFSPGQPWSKTGYDFFPDNVLGPPDPDCGLNSTNSTSDPAEILSLGHGGEITLAFTDNVVFDGPGVDFIIFENVFMNLWTGQPYMEAATVAVSQDGNLFIEFPYDTSSYAGLAGCHVVQSTSHPLDPQRSGADQFDLADVRLPWIRYVRITDMGDRWQEGSLNGDFDLDAIVAVNSRTLVSSQPARSLPMEFHLAANYPNPFNSSTTLSFTTAAPGRAKLTVINLLGQTVATLMDQNVPAGSHRVIWDGSDGSGRAVNTGLYWAVLQFGDSVQRRKMVLIK, translated from the coding sequence ATGAAAACGATGTGGTTGTTTATGTGTTGGGGGGTTGCTCGTTTTGCCTTGGCCGGCGACCTGCCGCGCACGTTGTTTATTGAAAACAGTCTGGCGCGCACTCTGTCCACCGTGAACCTGGAGACCGGCGCGGTTCTTAACGATGTGGCGACCCTGGGGCAAATCCCCAATCAGATCCTTGCCTATCGCGACAAAGTTCTGGTGCTGAACAGTGTGCCGCCGGAGATCATGGTCATCGATGCGCGCTCGCTGCAGGTGGAGAGGCACATTGCGCTGCCGGAAGGCTCCAATCCCTATGGCATGGCGTTGGTGGGCGCCAACCGGGTCTATGTGACCCTGCTGCTCATGGATGCTGTGGCCGTTGTGGAGATCAAAGAGAACCGCATCGCCAAATTCATCCCCTGCGGCAAGGCGCCGCAAGGGATCATCGTCGATGGCGCCACTGCTCTTGTAGCCAACACCGGCGGCTATCCGGACTATCAGCCATCCACCGTCGCCTTTATCGACGTTGCCCGCGATTCTCTGCTCACCAGCGTGGCGGTGCCGGCCAATCCGCAAGTGGTGCGCAAGGGGCCGGATTGGAACTATTATGTGCTCTGCTCCGGCGTCTGGGGCGGAAACAGCGGGCAACTGGCGGTGATCAATCCCTATGCCCCGCCGGACTATAGCAGCCCGGCGGTTGTCGATACCCTGGTGGTGGGCGGCTATCCCGGGGATCTGGCGGTGCTGCCGAACGGTATGGCCTATGTCTGCGATTGGGGCGATCGTACCGGCGGTTTTTTGTACAAGGTGAACATCTACAGCGGCGAGATCCTGCACAACGCGCAAAATCCTTTGCGCGTCGGTCGCGGCGCCATGCATCTGCTCTGGGATAAGAAAAACGCCGAACTGTACATCAGCGCCTTTGATCAGGATGTCGTGCAAAAGTTTGATGTGCAGCAGGACCGGGTGGTGATCACCTATCCCGCGGGCGATGGCAGTCAGGACATGGCCATTGTGGAAAGGAGCGAGTCGTCGGATCCCTGGGCTGATGAAGTGGTTGCCTTTTCACCCGGCCAGCCGTGGAGCAAAACCGGCTATGATTTTTTTCCCGACAACGTGCTGGGTCCGCCGGATCCGGATTGCGGGCTTAACAGCACCAACTCCACCAGCGATCCGGCCGAGATTCTGTCTCTGGGCCACGGCGGCGAGATCACTTTGGCGTTCACCGACAACGTCGTCTTCGATGGGCCCGGCGTGGATTTCATCATCTTTGAGAATGTGTTCATGAACCTGTGGACCGGACAGCCGTATATGGAGGCTGCTACAGTAGCGGTCAGCCAGGACGGCAACCTTTTTATCGAATTTCCCTATGATACCAGCAGCTACGCTGGTCTGGCCGGCTGCCATGTGGTGCAGAGCACCAGCCATCCTCTCGATCCCCAGCGCTCCGGCGCTGATCAGTTTGACCTGGCGGACGTGAGGTTGCCGTGGATCCGCTATGTCAGGATCACAGACATGGGCGACCGCTGGCAGGAGGGGTCTTTGAACGGCGACTTTGATTTGGATGCCATCGTGGCGGTTAACAGCCGGACGTTGGTCTCTTCCCAACCGGCAAGAAGCCTGCCCATGGAATTTCATCTCGCTGCCAATTACCCGAATCCGTTCAACAGCAGTACGACGCTCTCTTTTACCACCGCAGCGCCGGGACGAGCCAAGCTCACGGTGATAAACCTTCTCGGACAGACTGTGGCCACTTTGATGGATCAAAACGTCCCAGCCGGCTCTCATCGAGTGATCTGGGACGGGAGCGATGGATCAGGGAGGGCCGTGAACACGGGATTGTACTGGGCGGTGCTGCAGTTCGGCGACAGCGTGCAGAGGCGGAAAATGGTGCTGATAAAATAA